Proteins from a genomic interval of Ptychodera flava strain L36383 chromosome 7, AS_Pfla_20210202, whole genome shotgun sequence:
- the LOC139136716 gene encoding G protein pathway suppressor 2-like isoform X1 translates to MPALLERPKMTQAMAAALKHHILKERERKRQEEEEADKAIERKKEERERQRKKAEAESLNLEETREEIKKLEEKLKELQHEKHELFLQLKKVLNEDENRRRQKIKEQSEREFIHPMSHTQYHGGLAMAGPPMMVPGHITAGRPALLGDSPKGHMYRPQTPPSQAVHPGVKRPRSPSPPVVQLYPQRPNTQGAYTQNQHHSSYATHQTAHSSYHGTQHHNQATSYQQGHSSYSGNKSSNNYPNQSHVSYPSAQQQPTHGNYTASQSGNSKYTGNQSAFSSYPGHYVPQQAQMNAQNYQLQQQQQRYIQTGQHGQHSSNMSMQQQLEHANQQSGFTEEQGHYKMQQQQQASQQPQAQPQAQQQHIRPIAQGHHGSIHPQQSHQTMLSQPLQAQMHLQPGNKPSIVTGYSARQTRPSSPMYHPKQQPQPQHQQQQSQPQQHSAGYQSPRHGHPGAYLPQQSRW, encoded by the exons ATGCCAGCTCTGTTGGAAAGGCCTAAAATGACCCAAGCTATGGCTGCGGCCTTGAAACATCACATCTTGAAAGAGCGAGAGAGGAAGCGACAAG aagaagaagaagctgACAAAGCCATTGAGAGGAAGAAAGAAGAACGAGAAAGACAGAGAAAGAAGGCGGAGGCAGAGTCTTTGAACTTGGAAGAGACAAGGGAAGAG ATCAAAAAGTTAGAAGAAAAGTTGAAGGAGCTGCAACATGAAAAGCATGAACTCTTCCTTCAGCTGAAGAAAGTCCTGAATGAAGATGAGAATCGAAGGAGACAGAAAATCAAAGAACAAAG TGAACGTGAGTTTATTCATCCAATGAGTCACACACAGTACCACGGTGGTTTGGCCATGGCTGGCCCTCCAATGATGGTACCTG GTCATATAACAGCAGGGAGGCCAGCATTGTTAGGTGATTCCCCTAAAGGGCACATGTACCGACCCCAGACGCCGCCCTCACAAGCAGTCCAT CCTGGTGTGAAAAGACCAAGGAGCCCCTCCCCACCAGTGGTCCAGCTGTATCCACAGAGACCCAATACTCAGGGAGCGTACACACAGAACCAGCATCACAGCAGTTATGCTACTCACCAGACAGCCCACAGCTCCTATCATGGAACACAGCATCATAATCAAGCCACATCATACCAACAAG GTCATTCCAGTTACAGCGGAAACAAGTCCAGTAACAACTACCCTAACCAATCACACGTCAGTTACCCAAGTGCACAGCAACAGCCCACGCATGGTAACTACACGGCCAGCCAATCAGGAAACAGCAAGTACACTGGCAACCAATCAGCTTTCTCCTCCTATCCTGGTCACTATGTGCCCCAGCAAGCACAGATGAACGCTCAGAATTACCAACTACAACAGCAGCAACAAC GTTACATTCAGACAGGACAACATGGACAACACAGTTCAAATATGTCCATGCAACAACAGCTGGAACATGCCAATCAACAGTCAGGGTTTACTGAAGAACAGGGCCACTATAAAATGCAGCAG CAGCAACAAGCATCCCAGCAACCACAAGCACAGCCTCAGGCCCAACAACAACACATCAGGCCGATAGCACAGGGTCACCATGGATCCATACATCCACAGCAATCCCATCAAACCATGCTCTCACAGCCTCTTCAAGCTCAGATGCATCTGCAGCCAGGGAACAAG CCTAGCATAGTGACTGGATACTCTGCAAGACAGACAAGACCCAGCTCTCCGATGTACCATCCTAAACAACAACCACAGCCTCAACATCAACAGCAGCAATCACAGCCACAACAACACAGT GCTGGTTATCAGAGTCCACGCCATGGTCACCCCGGTGCATATCTTCCCCAGCAATCTAGATGGTAG
- the LOC139136716 gene encoding G protein pathway suppressor 2-like isoform X2, whose protein sequence is MPALLERPKMTQAMAAALKHHILKERERKRQEEEEADKAIERKKEERERQRKKAEAESLNLEETREEIKKLEEKLKELQHEKHELFLQLKKVLNEDENRRRQKIKEQSEREFIHPMSHTQYHGGLAMAGPPMMVPGHITAGRPALLGDSPKGHMYRPQTPPSQAVHPGVKRPRSPSPPVVQLYPQRPNTQGAYTQNQHHSSYATHQTAHSSYHGTQHHNQATSYQQGHSSYSGNKSSNNYPNQSHVSYPSAQQQPTHGNYTASQSGNSKYTGNQSAFSSYPGHYVPQQAQMNAQNYQLQQQQQRYIQTGQHGQHSSNMSMQQQLEHANQQSGFTEEQGHYKMQQQQASQQPQAQPQAQQQHIRPIAQGHHGSIHPQQSHQTMLSQPLQAQMHLQPGNKPSIVTGYSARQTRPSSPMYHPKQQPQPQHQQQQSQPQQHSAGYQSPRHGHPGAYLPQQSRW, encoded by the exons ATGCCAGCTCTGTTGGAAAGGCCTAAAATGACCCAAGCTATGGCTGCGGCCTTGAAACATCACATCTTGAAAGAGCGAGAGAGGAAGCGACAAG aagaagaagaagctgACAAAGCCATTGAGAGGAAGAAAGAAGAACGAGAAAGACAGAGAAAGAAGGCGGAGGCAGAGTCTTTGAACTTGGAAGAGACAAGGGAAGAG ATCAAAAAGTTAGAAGAAAAGTTGAAGGAGCTGCAACATGAAAAGCATGAACTCTTCCTTCAGCTGAAGAAAGTCCTGAATGAAGATGAGAATCGAAGGAGACAGAAAATCAAAGAACAAAG TGAACGTGAGTTTATTCATCCAATGAGTCACACACAGTACCACGGTGGTTTGGCCATGGCTGGCCCTCCAATGATGGTACCTG GTCATATAACAGCAGGGAGGCCAGCATTGTTAGGTGATTCCCCTAAAGGGCACATGTACCGACCCCAGACGCCGCCCTCACAAGCAGTCCAT CCTGGTGTGAAAAGACCAAGGAGCCCCTCCCCACCAGTGGTCCAGCTGTATCCACAGAGACCCAATACTCAGGGAGCGTACACACAGAACCAGCATCACAGCAGTTATGCTACTCACCAGACAGCCCACAGCTCCTATCATGGAACACAGCATCATAATCAAGCCACATCATACCAACAAG GTCATTCCAGTTACAGCGGAAACAAGTCCAGTAACAACTACCCTAACCAATCACACGTCAGTTACCCAAGTGCACAGCAACAGCCCACGCATGGTAACTACACGGCCAGCCAATCAGGAAACAGCAAGTACACTGGCAACCAATCAGCTTTCTCCTCCTATCCTGGTCACTATGTGCCCCAGCAAGCACAGATGAACGCTCAGAATTACCAACTACAACAGCAGCAACAAC GTTACATTCAGACAGGACAACATGGACAACACAGTTCAAATATGTCCATGCAACAACAGCTGGAACATGCCAATCAACAGTCAGGGTTTACTGAAGAACAGGGCCACTATAAAATGCAGCAG CAACAAGCATCCCAGCAACCACAAGCACAGCCTCAGGCCCAACAACAACACATCAGGCCGATAGCACAGGGTCACCATGGATCCATACATCCACAGCAATCCCATCAAACCATGCTCTCACAGCCTCTTCAAGCTCAGATGCATCTGCAGCCAGGGAACAAG CCTAGCATAGTGACTGGATACTCTGCAAGACAGACAAGACCCAGCTCTCCGATGTACCATCCTAAACAACAACCACAGCCTCAACATCAACAGCAGCAATCACAGCCACAACAACACAGT GCTGGTTATCAGAGTCCACGCCATGGTCACCCCGGTGCATATCTTCCCCAGCAATCTAGATGGTAG